One stretch of Miscanthus floridulus cultivar M001 chromosome 18, ASM1932011v1, whole genome shotgun sequence DNA includes these proteins:
- the LOC136520942 gene encoding ABC transporter A family member 7-like has product MEPPTAAARAAAVAVPRPPSFASQTNALLRKNLIFQKRNRKGTIRLIIVPIYLCLIISVLQRVINNFLDKPKYRCGCKCIDVNGTGPCQNMCGIQYSTLDQAPSCPIPNPPKWPSLVQVPLPEYRAVQDSSGLFTGFPDESCRKTQSCAVSIPFAGANRTLSNSIMQNLFTSSPLLNISDYTSISSLLLMYQDLLQDLLNLLLSRLDLYMFFNHNASPVLQLQSQLPSVLLMPRKVSNAYLQLIRGSGINMLLDFTKEMPKQATRLTFDFSAVAGPLFFEWVVVLLFPVMLTYLVYEKQHKLRTMMKMHGLGDGPYWIIYYMYFLIFSTLYLIVFVIFGSVIGVNFFKINDYSIQFVFFFSFINLQIVLAFLASSFFWKVNTAQAFAYLYIFGSGLMAGYLIRNFIEGGKFPRHWITVLEIIPAFSLYRGLYELGQYAVRSSETGSPGMRWSDLNDHTNGMRDVLIIIILEWLVLLPVAYYFDHASSVGHRSSLLSIIKHLLKKDPTSRRITVNDIADKDVHIEMEKLDIIKERETVDQVLQQQTSGYAVVCDDLKKVYHGKDGNPDKFAVQGVSLALPYGECLGILGPNGAGKSSFISMMIGFVKPTSGNAFVRGLSIQNDMEKIYSSMGVCPQNDMLWETLTGREHLQFYGQLKGLSGSSLDLAVDESLRSVNLLHGGAPDKQVKKYSGGMRRRLSVAISLIGDAKVVYMDEPSTGLDPASRKSLWSAVKQAKQDRAIILTTHSMEEAETLCDRLCIMVDGSLQCIGTPKELIARYGGYYVLTMTTLPEFEQEVENLVRKLSPSSRKVYHLSGTQKYELPKQEARISDVFMAVESFKKRVEVQAWGLADTTMEDVFVKVAKGAQSSEELS; this is encoded by the exons ATGGAGCCGCCCACTGctgcggcgcgggcggcggctgTGGCTGTGCCAAGGCCGCCGAGCTTCGCGTCGCAGACCAATGCTCTCCTGCGCAAAAACCTCATCTTCCAG AAACGTAATAGGAAGGGAACCATTCGGTTAATCATAGTTCCCATATATCTCTGTCTCATAATCAGCGTTCTTCAAAGAGTCATCAACAATTTTCTAGATAAGCCAAAATACAGGTGTGGTTGCAAGTGCATTGATGTCAACGGCACAGGCCCTTGCCAAAATATGTGTGGAATTCAGTACTCTACACTGGATCAGGCACCTAGTTGCCCCATTCCAAATCCTCCAAAATGGCCTTCTCTCGTGCAAGTACCCCTCCCAGAGTATCGCGCTGTGCAGGATTCCTCTGGCTTGTTTACAGGCTTCCCTGACGAATCATGTAGAAAGACACAATCATGCGCTGTCAGTATACCCTTTGCTGGAGCAAACAGGACTCTATCTAATA GTATCATGCAGAACCTGTTCACAAGCTCACCGCTTTTAAATATTTCTGATTACACAAGCATATCAAGTCTTTTGCTT ATGTACCAGGATCTTCTACAGGATTTGTTGAACCTGCTTTTATCTCGGCTCGACCTATATATGTTCTTCAACCACAATGCAAGTCCAGTGCTTCAGTTACAATCCCAATTACCGTCGGTTCTGTTAATGCCCAGAAAG GTATCAAATGCCTATCTCCAACTTATTCGAGGTTCAGGCATAAATATGTTGCTCGACTTCACAAAAGAAATGCCTAAGCAAGCCACCCGTCTGACATTTGATTTTTCTGCTGTCGCCGGTCCACTATTTTTCGAATGGGTTGTTGTCTTGCTTTTTCCG GTTATGCTGACCTACCTTGTATATGAGAAGCAACACAAGCTCCGAACAATGATGAAAATGCATGGACTTGGGGATGGCCCTTACTGGATTATATACTATATGTACTTCCTTATTTTCTCCACATTGTATCTGATTGTATTTGTCATTTTCGGATCCGTCATAG GTGTGAACTTTTTCAAGATAAACGACTACAGTATACAGTTTGTTTTCTTTTTCAGCTTCATTAATCTGCAGATTGTATTGGCCTTCCTAGCTTCATCATTCTTTTGGAAAGTTAACACTGCTCAAG CATTTGCGTACCTGTACATATTTGGGTCAGGGCTGATGGCAGGATATCTTATTCGCAATTTTATTGAAGGGGGAAAATTCCCAA GACACTGGATTACAGTTCTGGAGATAATACCTGCATTTTCTTTATATCGAGGACTATATGAGCTTGGCCAGTATGCTGTTAGATCTTCAGAAACAGGAAGCCCTGGCATGCGATGGAGTGATTTAAATGACCACACGAATGGAATGAGAGATGTGTTAATCATTATTATTTTAGAATGGTTGGTTTTGCTTCCTGTTGCATATTATTTCGACCATGCTTCTTCAGTTGGACACAGATCTAGTCTCCTTTCTATAATCAAACATCTCCTAAAGAAGGACCCCACTTCAAGAAGGATAACTGTTAATGACATAGCTGATAAGGATGTTCACATAGAGATGGAGAAGCTAGATATTATCAAAGAA AGAGAGACTGTTGATCAAGTGCTACAGCAACAAACTAGTGGCTATGCTGTTGTCTGTGATGACCTAAAAAAAGTATATCATGGAAAAGATGGTAACCCTGATAAGTTTGCGGTTCAAGGTGTATCACTTGCTTTGCCTTATGGAGAGTGCCTTGGTATTCTTGGTCCTAATGGAGCTGGAAAAAGCTCTTTTATTAGCATG ATGATTGGGTTTGTAAAGCCAACATCAGGAAACGCATTTGTACGGGGTTTGAGCATACAAAATGACATGGAAAAGATATACAGCAGCATGGGAGTTTGCCCACAGAATGA TATGCTTTGGGAGACGCTAACTGGCAGGGAACATCTCCAGTTTTATGGCCAACTGAAGGGCCTTAGTGGTTCGTCTTTGGATCTC GCTGTTGATGAGTCTTTAAGGAGTGTAAATTTGCTTCATGGGGGTGCTCCTGATAAGCAAGTGAAGAAGTACAGTGGTGGCATGAGGAGGCGCCTTAGTGTCGCCATCTCATTGATCGGAGATGCTAAA GTCGTGTACATGGATGAGCCAAGCACTGGATTAGACCCAGCTTCTAGGAAGAGTCTCTGGAGCGCTGTGAAGCAAGCAAAGCAGGATAGAGCAATCATTCTCACCA CGCATTCCATGGAAGAAGCCGAAACTCTTTGTGATAGACTGTGCATCATGGTCGATGGAAGCCTCCAGTGCATAGGCACGCCCAAAGAG CTCATAGCTAGATACGGAGGGTACTATGTGCTGACGATGACAACACTGCCCGAGTTCGAACAAGAGGTCGAAAATCTGGTGCGCAAGCTCTCACCAAGCTCCAGGAAGGTGTACCATCTGTCTGGGACACAGAAGTACGAGCTGCCGAAGCAGGAAGCGAGGATCTCAGATGTGTTCATGGCCGTGGAGAGCTTCAAGAAGAGGGTGGAGGTCCAGGCCTGGGGCCTCGCGGACACCACCATGGAGGACGTGTTCGTCAAGGTCGCCAAAGGGGCCCAGTCCAGCGAAGAACTCTCCTAG